In Deinococcota bacterium, a single window of DNA contains:
- a CDS encoding malectin domain-containing carbohydrate-binding protein, producing the protein MKGFLFLLILLLMAAACNRPGDRVAPEVNVQLSGTKQAENEDVFVGAVTVTLSSTDGGELQYSLNETVFQEYGAPFTISTPGDYTLRVRAAGGVVTEPRTFQVVPGDDGGDLQPILDIRLEGTESSPGVFEDQVTVIIDAEDISGAGLASVSYSLNGGPAQAYEESFTVSEPGQYQLSVEASDNAGTQTTVARSFQIVPSLVDTTPPGLEIDLSGSELSPGVYSNQVTVTIRATDRGGSGLASTSYSLNDGDFQPYTGAFTISGPGNYTVVAAATDNAGNEAEPEQRSFRIGGLTPSSARIEIQNLDGMTGGELPPGFFHDWLLFSRVNDISVAPPPESLSDWTNLRYHDVATLRIRNVGNDPLQIGALTISDPSRFTLPGGEDSTLPLVIAPGEAYDLDIQFIESAGSKGVRRETLTLYTNDGSAPTTVVQLAGVYQLSPEGNREVFMRPLLPAFGYTTRLLDSGQRFNPYYEALGEEILAPYWRRADPGRPVYVRQLAAYHGCCEEGFQQGRFILTGADGAVIGRFNHHQHYGQSVLPRLANNLDRPAEMTVNPTGVFQVTVENYSSTAGARGEPHGTRFWPVRDRDGALVPNTYLVIQDYLGQQFTPDALSVNYDFNDNVYLMTNVTPDDAVYRLNVAGPSYTDTEGSPWWPDWTVASPREGLPPYGYGPAEALSEGRGNVGITGSPDPVLYRSYRGRWANNTPQAERVLSYNLPVTNGVYQVRLHFAEHFWDEPGRRVMNVRVEGSTESEFDIFAEAGKLSALVRTFENVQVSDGMLTIELEALSDWPAISAIEVVRTSSW; encoded by the coding sequence GTGAAAGGGTTTCTCTTCCTCCTGATCCTCCTGCTCATGGCGGCCGCCTGCAACCGGCCCGGCGACCGCGTGGCGCCCGAGGTCAATGTACAGCTGAGCGGCACCAAGCAAGCCGAGAATGAGGATGTCTTCGTCGGTGCGGTCACGGTGACCCTCAGCAGCACCGACGGGGGGGAACTCCAGTACAGCCTCAACGAGACGGTGTTCCAGGAGTACGGCGCGCCCTTTACGATCAGCACCCCCGGCGACTACACGCTCAGGGTCAGGGCCGCTGGCGGCGTGGTGACGGAGCCGAGGACCTTTCAGGTCGTACCCGGCGACGACGGCGGGGACCTACAACCGATCCTGGACATCCGGCTCGAGGGGACCGAGAGCTCGCCGGGGGTCTTCGAAGACCAGGTCACCGTGATCATCGACGCCGAAGACATCAGCGGCGCCGGGCTCGCCAGCGTCAGCTACAGCCTGAACGGCGGCCCGGCCCAGGCCTACGAGGAGTCCTTCACGGTGAGCGAGCCGGGTCAGTACCAGCTCAGCGTGGAGGCCAGCGACAACGCGGGCACCCAGACGACCGTAGCGCGCTCCTTCCAGATCGTGCCCAGCCTCGTCGACACCACGCCGCCGGGCCTCGAGATCGACCTGAGCGGCAGCGAGCTGTCGCCGGGCGTGTACAGCAACCAGGTGACGGTCACCATCAGGGCCACCGACAGGGGCGGCTCGGGTCTGGCGAGCACCAGCTACAGCCTGAACGACGGGGACTTCCAACCCTACACCGGCGCCTTTACGATCAGTGGCCCCGGCAACTACACCGTGGTCGCCGCGGCCACCGACAACGCGGGCAATGAAGCCGAGCCGGAGCAGCGCTCCTTCAGGATAGGCGGGCTGACGCCCAGCAGCGCCAGGATCGAGATCCAGAACCTGGACGGCATGACGGGCGGCGAACTGCCGCCGGGGTTTTTCCACGACTGGCTGCTGTTCAGCCGGGTCAACGACATCTCGGTCGCGCCTCCCCCGGAAAGCCTCAGCGACTGGACCAACCTCCGCTATCACGACGTCGCCACCCTGCGCATCAGGAATGTGGGGAACGACCCCCTGCAGATCGGCGCCCTCACCATCAGCGACCCCAGCCGCTTCACCCTGCCCGGCGGCGAGGATAGCACCTTACCGCTCGTCATCGCGCCGGGTGAGGCCTACGACCTCGACATCCAGTTCATCGAGAGTGCGGGGTCGAAGGGCGTCCGCAGAGAGACCCTCACCCTCTACACCAACGACGGCAGCGCGCCGACCACCGTAGTCCAGCTCGCCGGCGTCTACCAGCTCTCCCCGGAGGGCAACAGGGAGGTCTTCATGAGACCCCTCCTGCCCGCCTTTGGCTACACCACCAGGCTGCTCGATTCGGGGCAGCGGTTCAACCCCTACTACGAGGCACTCGGTGAGGAGATCCTGGCCCCCTACTGGCGGCGCGCCGACCCCGGCAGGCCCGTCTACGTGCGCCAGCTCGCCGCCTACCACGGCTGCTGCGAGGAGGGCTTTCAACAGGGCAGGTTCATCCTTACCGGCGCGGACGGCGCGGTCATCGGCCGGTTCAATCACCACCAGCACTACGGCCAGTCCGTTCTGCCGCGTCTGGCCAACAACCTCGACAGGCCAGCCGAGATGACCGTCAACCCGACCGGCGTCTTCCAGGTGACGGTCGAGAACTATAGCAGCACCGCGGGCGCGCGGGGCGAGCCGCACGGCACCCGCTTCTGGCCGGTCAGGGACCGTGACGGCGCGCTCGTCCCCAACACCTACCTGGTCATCCAGGACTACTTGGGCCAACAGTTCACCCCCGACGCCCTCAGCGTCAACTACGACTTCAACGACAACGTCTACCTGATGACCAACGTCACCCCGGACGACGCCGTCTACCGCCTCAACGTCGCCGGACCCTCCTACACCGACACCGAGGGCAGCCCGTGGTGGCCGGACTGGACCGTGGCGTCGCCGCGAGAGGGCCTGCCTCCCTACGGCTACGGCCCCGCCGAAGCCCTGTCCGAGGGCAGAGGCAACGTCGGCATCACCGGCAGCCCAGACCCCGTCCTCTACCGCAGCTACCGCGGCAGGTGGGCCAACAACACGCCGCAGGCGGAGCGCGTGCTCTCCTACAACCTGCCCGTCACCAACGGGGTCTACCAGGTACGCCTGCACTTCGCCGAGCACTTCTGGGACGAGCCGGGCAGGCGCGTCATGAACGTCCGCGTAGAGGGCAGCACAGAAAGCGAGTTCGACATCTTCGCGGAGGCCGGCAAGCTGAGCGCGCTGGTGAGAACGTTCGAGAACGTGCAGGTGAGCGACGGCATGCTCACTATCGAGCTCGAGGCCCTGAGCGACTGGCCCGCCATCTCCGCCATCGAAGTCGTCCGCACCTCGAGCTGGTAA
- a CDS encoding ABC transporter permease produces MMNERLLVVLLAALGLLSLWLAPWGALSRETSARSALLLLPDRVLDFTGRTEPLAVPGQARTLGLSAAALLLILGAALWSDRRRAWLWLLGALLLLGATLYGLAGLQGAVEAARQAASEAGVDARRLPYGRAGAGFAAAFNIALSLAVALLALRLTRLGAAIDRVTASVAVPATSIGLALVVSAAVILVLQPTALGRGVVIAGPLMALAGRIDTVFYAYQTLFAGSLSSVAGLAEALKFTTPLIFTGLAVAFGFRAGLFNIGAPGQMILGAILAMMVGVFMPGPRLLVLPAAVLAAALGGACWGAIPGWLKARFGANEVINTILLNYIAASLLLFILSTDQIFAASALRMVYVVAAFALLALLLNLLPPPRRLFARAPRLALAVGGVLLLALMVGAGLPQAGDRPVNLALPFKAPGTEPKSHPIQPGARIPQLPALLGVDIRQSPGTNVVRVNYALPLALLAAGLAFLGLRASPRFAALGPRAAAAVGAGALSYALAWALGLAARATAVPPSNVNASFLLALLAAVSFYVLLWRTKWGYELRAVGLSPKAAEYGGANVARNVILAMTISGALAGLTASHYVLGGALEEYALRQALPATDGFEGIAVALLGANTPVGVVFAAFLFGVMKNGGASLNITFTDLSRDVVNMILALVVLFIAARGFLPKRLARPRQGGLPPTLEAPVSVEARAPNRAPKEQAEAPGG; encoded by the coding sequence ATGATGAACGAACGCCTGCTCGTGGTCCTGCTGGCGGCACTGGGGCTGTTGTCGCTGTGGCTGGCGCCCTGGGGGGCTTTGAGCCGCGAAACGAGCGCCCGCAGCGCGCTCCTGCTCCTGCCCGACCGCGTGCTGGACTTTACCGGCCGCACCGAGCCCCTGGCCGTGCCCGGACAGGCGCGCACGCTGGGCCTGAGCGCCGCCGCGCTCTTGCTCATCTTGGGGGCGGCGCTCTGGTCCGACAGGCGCCGCGCCTGGCTCTGGCTGCTGGGGGCGCTCCTGCTCCTGGGCGCGACCCTCTACGGCCTGGCCGGCCTCCAGGGGGCGGTCGAGGCGGCGCGGCAGGCGGCCTCCGAGGCGGGTGTCGATGCCCGGCGCCTGCCCTACGGCCGGGCGGGCGCGGGCTTCGCCGCGGCCTTTAACATCGCCCTCAGCCTGGCTGTGGCGCTCCTGGCCCTGCGGCTGACGCGGCTGGGGGCGGCCATCGACAGGGTGACAGCCTCGGTGGCGGTGCCGGCGACCTCGATAGGGCTGGCGCTCGTCGTCAGCGCGGCCGTTATCCTCGTTTTGCAGCCGACGGCGCTCGGCCGCGGCGTGGTCATAGCCGGGCCGCTCATGGCGCTCGCCGGGCGCATCGACACGGTCTTCTACGCCTACCAGACGCTCTTTGCGGGTTCGCTGTCGAGCGTCGCCGGGCTGGCCGAGGCGCTCAAGTTCACCACGCCGCTCATCTTCACCGGCTTAGCGGTGGCCTTCGGCTTCCGCGCCGGCCTCTTTAACATCGGCGCGCCGGGCCAGATGATCCTGGGCGCGATTCTCGCCATGATGGTGGGCGTGTTCATGCCGGGGCCGCGCCTCCTGGTCCTGCCCGCGGCGGTCTTGGCGGCGGCCCTGGGCGGCGCCTGCTGGGGCGCCATCCCCGGCTGGCTCAAGGCGCGCTTTGGCGCCAACGAGGTCATCAACACCATTCTGCTAAACTACATCGCCGCCTCGCTCTTGCTCTTCATCCTCTCGACCGACCAGATCTTCGCCGCTTCCGCCCTACGCATGGTCTACGTCGTGGCGGCTTTCGCCCTGCTTGCCCTGCTGCTCAACCTCTTGCCGCCGCCGCGGAGGCTGTTCGCTCGAGCCCCGCGGCTGGCCCTGGCCGTGGGCGGCGTCCTCTTGCTCGCTCTTATGGTCGGCGCGGGCCTGCCGCAGGCGGGCGACCGGCCGGTCAACCTGGCCCTGCCCTTCAAGGCGCCCGGCACCGAGCCCAAGTCGCACCCCATCCAGCCCGGGGCGCGCATCCCGCAGCTTCCCGCGCTCTTGGGCGTCGATATCCGGCAGTCGCCGGGGACCAACGTGGTGCGCGTTAACTACGCCCTGCCCTTGGCGCTGCTGGCCGCCGGCTTGGCCTTTCTTGGCCTCAGGGCCTCGCCGCGCTTCGCCGCCCTGGGCCCGCGCGCGGCGGCGGCCGTGGGCGCGGGCGCCCTAAGCTACGCGCTGGCCTGGGCGCTGGGTCTGGCGGCCCGGGCGACCGCCGTCCCGCCCAGCAACGTGAACGCCTCGTTCCTCTTGGCCCTCTTGGCGGCGGTCTCCTTTTATGTCCTGCTGTGGCGCACGAAGTGGGGTTACGAGCTGCGCGCCGTGGGGCTGTCGCCCAAGGCCGCCGAGTACGGCGGCGCCAACGTCGCCAGGAACGTCATCCTGGCGATGACCATCAGCGGAGCCTTGGCGGGACTGACGGCCAGCCACTACGTTCTGGGCGGCGCCTTGGAGGAGTACGCCCTGCGCCAGGCGCTGCCGGCCACGGACGGCTTCGAGGGCATCGCCGTGGCGCTCCTGGGCGCCAACACGCCGGTCGGCGTAGTCTTCGCGGCCTTTCTCTTCGGGGTGATGAAAAACGGCGGCGCCAGCTTGAACATCACCTTTACCGACCTCAGCCGCGACGTGGTCAATATGATCTTGGCCTTGGTGGTGCTCTTTATCGCCGCCAGGGGCTTCTTGCCCAAAAGGCTCGCCAGGCCCCGGCAGGGCGGCCTGCCGCCGACGCTAGAGGCGCCGGTCTCCGTGGAGGCCAGGGCCCCTAACCGGGCGCCCAAGGAGCAGGCGGAGGCCCCAGGTGGATAG
- a CDS encoding ABC transporter permease produces MDSFLIITLIGSSLRATTPLLLAALGGMFSERAGVVNIALEGIIIFGALAAAVTTQLVEAPILAESPRAVVPHAPWLGVLAGAGAGGLVGALHAVVCIRYKADQIISGTAINLMALGVPAVILTALYQNSQTSAPIRNRLPFYGPDGFAFSPLVYVAFLLVPVAWYLLFKTPFGLRLRAVGEHPEAADSVGINVWRLRYAGVILSGVLAGLAGAYLSIGNLNQFIAEMSGGRGFIALAALIFGKWHPFGVLGATLLFGAFESAATLLGGGRFMPSTLVQSMPFILTMMVLAGFIGRAIPPKAIGKPFEK; encoded by the coding sequence GTGGATAGCTTTCTCATCATCACCCTGATCGGCTCGAGCCTGCGCGCCACCACGCCGCTCCTCCTGGCCGCCTTGGGCGGCATGTTCAGCGAGCGCGCGGGCGTGGTCAATATCGCCCTGGAGGGCATCATCATCTTCGGCGCCCTGGCCGCGGCCGTCACCACCCAACTCGTCGAGGCGCCCATTCTGGCCGAGAGCCCCAGGGCGGTGGTGCCCCACGCGCCGTGGCTGGGCGTCCTGGCCGGGGCGGGCGCGGGCGGCCTGGTCGGCGCCCTCCATGCCGTCGTCTGCATCCGCTACAAGGCCGACCAGATCATCTCGGGCACCGCCATCAACCTGATGGCCCTGGGCGTTCCCGCGGTGATCCTGACCGCGCTCTACCAAAACTCGCAGACGAGCGCGCCCATCCGCAACCGCCTGCCCTTCTACGGCCCCGACGGCTTCGCCTTCAGCCCGCTCGTCTACGTGGCCTTCCTGCTCGTGCCGGTCGCCTGGTACCTGCTCTTCAAGACGCCCTTCGGCCTGCGCCTGCGCGCGGTCGGCGAGCACCCCGAGGCGGCCGACAGTGTGGGCATCAACGTGTGGCGCCTGCGCTACGCCGGGGTGATCCTCTCGGGCGTCCTGGCCGGGCTGGCCGGCGCCTACCTTAGCATCGGCAACCTCAACCAGTTCATCGCCGAGATGTCGGGAGGCCGCGGCTTTATCGCGTTGGCCGCCTTGATCTTCGGCAAGTGGCATCCCTTCGGCGTCCTCGGAGCGACCTTGCTCTTCGGCGCCTTCGAGTCGGCGGCGACGCTGTTGGGCGGCGGCCGCTTCATGCCCTCCACCTTGGTCCAGAGCATGCCCTTCATCCTCACCATGATGGTCTTGGCCGGCTTCATCGGCCGGGCGATTCCGCCCAAGGCGATCGGCAAGCCCTTTGAGAAATGA
- the malQ gene encoding 4-alpha-glucanotransferase: MAFERSAGLLLHPTSLPGPYGVGDLGDEAYRWIDFLESAGQSLWQLMPLGPTGYGDSPYQAFSAFAGNPYLVSPDRLVAEGFLDERDLIDRPAFPDDYVDYGAVIPFKLDLLGRAFARFEASGSSDARRSFEGFCRAQEGWLEDYALFMAVKEAHGGKAWDDWDEAIRARKPEAVKGWRERLARGVSRQKFWQWLFYSQWLALKAYANERGVKIVGDIPIFIAYDSADAWANPELFFLDKAGKPTVVAGVPPDFFSETGQRWGNPLYRWQEMKKDGYRWWVARFKSTLEFVDIVRIDHFRGLEAYWEIPAAEPTAVRGRWVKGPGQSFFDAVGAALGELPIIAEDLGVITPAVERLRDDNALPGMKVLQFAFSGSPTDPYLPHNYTGNFVVYTGTHDNDTSRGWFEGAPENERDMARRYLAVDGSSIAWDMMRLAFASVADIAVAPLQDVLQLGSEARMNTPGVAAGNWDWRYLQGSLNPGLAGALRDMTHRYGRLPEGPVADTPYRQSVTASAVENA; encoded by the coding sequence ATGGCATTCGAACGTTCCGCTGGCCTCCTCTTGCACCCGACCTCGCTGCCCGGCCCTTACGGCGTCGGCGATCTGGGCGACGAAGCCTACCGCTGGATCGACTTTCTGGAGAGCGCGGGTCAGAGCCTCTGGCAGCTCATGCCGCTCGGCCCTACGGGCTACGGCGACAGCCCCTACCAGGCCTTCAGCGCCTTTGCCGGCAACCCCTATCTGGTCAGTCCCGATAGGCTGGTGGCGGAAGGGTTTTTGGACGAGCGCGATCTTATCGACCGGCCCGCCTTTCCGGACGACTATGTGGACTATGGGGCGGTGATCCCCTTCAAGCTGGACTTGCTGGGCCGCGCCTTTGCGCGCTTCGAGGCGAGTGGTTCGAGCGACGCGCGCCGCTCCTTTGAAGGCTTCTGCCGGGCGCAGGAGGGCTGGCTCGAGGACTATGCTCTCTTCATGGCCGTCAAGGAGGCGCATGGCGGCAAGGCCTGGGACGACTGGGACGAGGCCATCCGCGCCCGCAAGCCCGAGGCCGTCAAGGGCTGGCGCGAGCGGCTGGCGCGCGGGGTGAGCCGCCAGAAGTTCTGGCAGTGGCTCTTCTACAGCCAGTGGCTGGCGCTCAAGGCTTATGCCAACGAGCGCGGTGTCAAGATCGTCGGCGACATCCCCATCTTTATCGCCTACGACTCGGCCGACGCCTGGGCCAACCCGGAGCTCTTCTTCCTCGACAAGGCGGGCAAGCCGACCGTGGTGGCGGGGGTGCCGCCGGACTTCTTCAGCGAGACCGGCCAGCGCTGGGGCAACCCCCTCTACCGCTGGCAGGAGATGAAGAAGGACGGCTACCGCTGGTGGGTGGCCCGCTTCAAGAGCACTTTGGAGTTCGTCGACATCGTGCGCATCGACCACTTCCGCGGCCTCGAGGCCTACTGGGAGATTCCCGCCGCCGAGCCCACCGCCGTCCGTGGCCGCTGGGTCAAGGGCCCCGGCCAGAGCTTTTTCGACGCGGTGGGGGCGGCCCTGGGCGAGCTGCCCATCATCGCCGAGGACCTGGGCGTCATCACCCCGGCGGTCGAGCGCCTGCGCGACGACAACGCTCTGCCGGGCATGAAGGTCTTGCAGTTCGCCTTTAGCGGCTCTCCCACCGATCCCTACTTGCCCCACAACTACACGGGCAACTTCGTGGTCTATACCGGCACCCACGACAACGACACCAGCCGCGGCTGGTTCGAGGGAGCCCCTGAAAACGAGCGCGACATGGCCCGGCGCTACCTGGCGGTGGACGGAAGCTCCATCGCCTGGGACATGATGCGCCTGGCCTTCGCCTCGGTCGCCGACATCGCCGTCGCGCCCTTGCAAGACGTCTTGCAACTGGGTTCCGAGGCGCGCATGAACACGCCCGGCGTGGCCGCCGGCAACTGGGACTGGCGCTACTTGCAGGGCAGCCTGAACCCCGGCCTGGCCGGAGCCTTGAGGGATATGACCCACCGCTACGGCCGGCTGCCGGAAGGGCCGGTGGCCGACACCCCCTACCGCCAGTCGGTGACGGCATCGGCGGTCGAGAATGCCTAG
- a CDS encoding quinone oxidoreductase, giving the protein MRVIRVEKNGGPEVLTPQELERPTPGEGEVLVKLEAVGVNFIEIYQRKGQYKLALPHTPGGEGAGVALEVGAGVTDISEGDRVASANLQGAYAEYALAPAERLVVLPAGLGTDVAAALMLQGMTAHYLSHSTYALTEGDTCLVHAAAGGVGLLLVQMAKRRGARVIGTVSSEVKAELARGAGADEVILYTEQDFAEEVKRLTGGAGLEVVYDSVGKTTFEGSLNCLAPRGMLVLYGQSSGPVPPFDLQVLNAKGSLYLTRPSLGYYTRTREELQGRAGDILGWAASGEISVRIDSRLPLAEAAEAQRKLESRGTSGKVLLIP; this is encoded by the coding sequence GTGAGAGTAATTCGCGTCGAGAAAAACGGTGGACCCGAGGTCTTAACCCCCCAAGAGCTCGAGCGCCCCACGCCCGGCGAGGGTGAGGTGCTGGTCAAGCTCGAGGCCGTCGGCGTCAACTTCATCGAGATCTACCAGCGCAAGGGCCAGTACAAGCTGGCCCTGCCCCATACCCCCGGCGGCGAGGGCGCGGGCGTCGCCCTGGAGGTAGGCGCGGGCGTAACCGACATCAGCGAGGGCGACCGGGTCGCCTCGGCGAACCTGCAGGGCGCCTACGCCGAGTACGCGCTCGCCCCGGCCGAGCGGCTCGTCGTCCTGCCCGCTGGCCTAGGGACCGACGTCGCGGCGGCGCTCATGCTCCAGGGCATGACCGCGCACTACCTCTCGCACAGCACCTACGCCCTGACCGAGGGCGACACTTGCCTCGTCCACGCGGCGGCCGGCGGCGTCGGGCTGCTGCTGGTGCAGATGGCCAAGAGGCGCGGCGCGCGGGTGATCGGCACGGTCTCGAGCGAGGTCAAAGCCGAACTGGCTCGGGGCGCCGGCGCCGACGAGGTCATCCTCTACACGGAGCAGGACTTCGCCGAGGAGGTCAAGAGGCTCACCGGCGGGGCTGGCCTCGAGGTCGTCTACGACTCGGTCGGCAAGACGACCTTTGAAGGGAGCCTGAACTGTCTGGCGCCGCGCGGCATGCTCGTCCTCTACGGCCAGTCGAGCGGGCCGGTGCCGCCCTTCGACCTGCAGGTCCTGAACGCCAAGGGCTCGCTCTACCTCACCCGGCCCTCGCTCGGCTACTACACGCGGACGCGCGAAGAGTTGCAGGGGCGCGCCGGTGACATTCTCGGCTGGGCGGCCTCGGGCGAGATCAGCGTGCGCATCGACTCGCGTCTGCCCCTCGCCGAGGCGGCCGAGGCGCAGCGCAAGCTGGAGAGCCGCGGGACCTCGGGAAAGGTACTGCTCATTCCCTAG
- a CDS encoding PQQ-dependent sugar dehydrogenase has protein sequence MFDPMFRHMFRHSALRLLILLAAVTVTAACAATSEDTADEPGLLETLEIARDLPQPTSISHAGDGSGRLFVTLQEGRIAVIEDGSVLAEPFLDVSALVSCCGERGLLDVAFHPGYADNGLFFVNYTDANDDTVVARYEVSDDPDRADPGSAQILLTIAQPYGNHNGGQTSFGPDGYLYIGMGDGGSGGDPQNHGQNTETLLGALLRIDVDGEEPYAIPESNPFVGDETVRDEIWAYGLRNPWRFSFDRATGDLFIADVGQSAREEINFQPAGSSGGENYGWRLMEGSACYNPSADCDDGSLTLPVLEYDHSQGCSVTGGYRYRGAALPGLEGVYLFSDFCSGRIWGGTQDAAGAWSSSELLSTGFSITTFGEDEAGEVYVADRGGVLYRLVAPSR, from the coding sequence TTGTTCGACCCCATGTTCAGACACATGTTCAGACACAGCGCCTTGCGTTTACTCATCCTGCTCGCCGCCGTGACGGTGACCGCGGCCTGCGCCGCGACCTCGGAGGACACGGCGGATGAGCCGGGCCTCCTCGAGACCTTAGAGATCGCCCGCGACCTGCCCCAGCCGACCTCCATCAGCCACGCGGGCGACGGCTCGGGGCGGCTCTTCGTGACCTTGCAGGAGGGGAGGATCGCGGTTATCGAGGACGGCAGCGTCCTGGCCGAGCCCTTTTTGGACGTGAGCGCGCTGGTGTCGTGCTGCGGCGAGCGCGGCCTCCTGGACGTGGCCTTTCACCCCGGCTACGCCGACAACGGCCTCTTTTTCGTCAACTACACCGACGCCAACGACGATACCGTGGTGGCACGCTATGAGGTGTCGGACGATCCCGACCGCGCCGACCCGGGCTCCGCCCAGATCCTCTTGACCATCGCTCAGCCCTACGGCAACCACAACGGCGGCCAGACCAGCTTCGGCCCCGACGGCTACCTCTATATTGGCATGGGCGACGGCGGCTCCGGGGGCGATCCACAGAACCACGGCCAGAACACCGAGACGCTCTTGGGCGCGCTGCTCCGCATCGACGTGGATGGGGAAGAACCCTACGCCATCCCCGAGAGCAACCCCTTCGTCGGCGACGAGACCGTGCGCGACGAGATCTGGGCCTACGGCCTCAGGAACCCCTGGCGCTTTTCGTTCGACCGCGCCACCGGCGACCTCTTCATCGCCGACGTGGGCCAGAGCGCGCGCGAGGAGATCAACTTCCAGCCTGCGGGTTCCTCCGGCGGCGAGAACTACGGCTGGCGGCTGATGGAGGGCTCGGCCTGCTACAACCCGAGTGCGGACTGCGACGACGGCAGCCTGACCCTGCCGGTCTTGGAGTACGATCACTCGCAGGGCTGCTCGGTGACGGGCGGCTACCGCTACCGCGGCGCGGCGCTGCCAGGGCTCGAGGGGGTCTATCTCTTTAGCGACTTCTGCTCGGGGCGCATCTGGGGCGGCACCCAGGACGCGGCGGGCGCCTGGTCGAGCAGCGAACTGCTCAGCACGGGGTTCAGCATCACCACCTTCGGCGAGGACGAGGCGGGCGAGGTCTACGTCGCGGATAGGGGAGGCGTCCTCTACCGCCTGGTCGCCCCTTCGCGCTAG
- a CDS encoding ABC transporter permease, which yields MRRLVAVLVLLGLWEGLSRLGLVDPFFVPPPSRVGEVLVTLFASGTIWPHLEATFAAALIGLATGLLAGAVLGFVAALVPLVEELLEPVMILLNAIPRVILAPLFVVWLGIGVASKAAVAFVLVSVLMFFAVYSGIKEVDQRLVERIRTLGGGRWLLVREVYLPSVTSWIIGNLKVAVGFAFTGAVVGEFVASSRGLGYQLSFAQTTYNTALMLALIVLIMAFVLLIFALAGRLEKRLLRWRYR from the coding sequence GTGAGGCGCCTCGTCGCGGTCCTCGTCCTGCTCGGCCTCTGGGAAGGGCTCTCCCGGCTGGGGCTGGTCGATCCCTTTTTCGTGCCGCCGCCCAGCCGGGTGGGCGAGGTGCTCGTCACCCTCTTCGCCAGCGGCACCATCTGGCCCCACCTCGAGGCCACCTTCGCGGCGGCGCTCATCGGCCTGGCAACGGGCCTCCTCGCCGGCGCCGTCCTCGGCTTCGTCGCCGCCCTGGTGCCGCTCGTCGAGGAGCTGCTCGAGCCGGTCATGATCCTTTTGAACGCCATTCCCAGGGTCATCCTGGCGCCGCTCTTCGTGGTCTGGCTGGGCATCGGCGTCGCTTCGAAGGCGGCGGTGGCCTTTGTCCTCGTCTCGGTCCTCATGTTCTTCGCCGTCTACAGCGGCATCAAGGAGGTAGACCAACGGCTGGTGGAGCGCATCAGGACGCTCGGCGGCGGGCGCTGGCTGCTGGTTCGCGAGGTCTATCTGCCCTCGGTGACGAGCTGGATCATCGGCAACCTGAAGGTCGCCGTCGGCTTCGCCTTCACCGGCGCGGTGGTGGGCGAGTTCGTGGCCTCGAGCCGCGGCCTCGGCTACCAGCTCTCCTTCGCCCAAACCACCTACAACACCGCTCTGATGCTCGCCCTGATCGTCCTGATCATGGCCTTCGTGCTGTTAATCTTCGCCCTGGCGGGCAGGCTCGAGAAGCGCCTCTTGCGCTGGCGCTACCGGTGA
- a CDS encoding ABC transporter ATP-binding protein: MLEVHDLTMSYGAEPVLEGVSLELRAGQFVSLVGPSGSGKSSLLRVVTGLQKASAGRVALEVPQRDIGFLFQDDALLPWRSAQQNVALGLKIRGMKRRQALAEAETWLVRLGLSGLAQRFPAQLSGGQRKRVALAQVLALRPKLVLMDEPFASLDAIVRHRITQELLDWVEREKLTVLLVTHDLEEALTLSDAVYLLSQGPRARVRERYPVPIPRPRDLLKARTHPAFAPLLERLWRDLSDEVGLAEVAA; encoded by the coding sequence GTGCTCGAGGTTCACGACCTGACCATGAGCTATGGCGCCGAGCCGGTCCTGGAGGGCGTCAGCCTCGAGCTTCGGGCCGGGCAGTTCGTCAGCCTGGTCGGTCCCTCGGGCTCGGGCAAGAGCAGCCTCTTGCGGGTGGTGACCGGCCTGCAAAAGGCCAGCGCCGGCCGCGTCGCCCTCGAGGTGCCGCAGCGCGACATCGGCTTTCTCTTTCAGGACGACGCCCTGCTGCCCTGGCGCAGCGCCCAGCAGAACGTCGCCCTGGGCCTGAAGATCCGCGGCATGAAGCGGCGGCAGGCCCTGGCGGAGGCCGAGACCTGGCTCGTCCGGCTGGGCCTGTCGGGCCTGGCGCAGCGCTTTCCCGCCCAGCTCTCGGGCGGCCAGCGCAAGCGCGTCGCCCTGGCGCAGGTTCTGGCGCTCAGGCCCAAGCTCGTCTTGATGGATGAGCCCTTCGCCTCCCTGGACGCCATCGTCCGGCACCGCATCACCCAGGAGCTGCTGGACTGGGTCGAGCGCGAAAAGCTCACCGTGCTCCTGGTCACCCACGACCTAGAGGAGGCCCTCACCCTCTCCGACGCCGTCTACCTGCTCTCGCAGGGCCCCAGGGCCAGAGTCCGCGAACGCTACCCCGTGCCCATTCCGCGACCCCGCGACCTCTTGAAGGCACGCACCCATCCCGCCTTCGCGCCGCTCCTGGAGCGGCTGTGGCGTGACCTGTCGGACGAAGTGGGCCTGGCCGAGGTCGCCGCGTGA